TTTGGCACGCCGTCGTCGCGGGTGAGGATGACGCTGCGGTCGTCGATGGTCAGGTCGTAGTCACTGTCCATGTTGCATGACAGGTCCACGTCGGTTTCGGCGGCGTGTGCACACGCGACCGGCAATGACAGGGCTATGAGCACGCTGTGCAAGGACACACTGCGCATGACGACCCCCGTGGCTGCTGGAGCCCCCATCTTGCAGCTTCCGCAGCCCGATGTCCCCTGTCGCGCGTTGCCACCTGTTGCGGATTCGTTCGATGCCCACGCGCCACATCGGTCCGCCGTCACCGCGAGTTCATGCGCGTCATGTTTACGCGCGCACGTCAGTGAACACGGGCTTCGCGCGAAAGTTCCGCGCTGCGCGAACGCAGGGGCAAGAACGGTTCATGCATCGGTGATTAGGGTGGGCGCGCCTTCCCCCAAGGCAGCCTCCCCCAAGGCGTCAATCAAGTCGTATCCAATAACGAGGAGTTCCCTCCATGATGCATTTTCGTCATTTGACCCTGGCCGTCGTGGCCACCCTGGCCATCGCCCCGTCCGCCTTTGCGCAGGACGCCACCACCGAAACAGGCGGCAAGCGCTTCGCCGTGGTCGGCGGCTACGCGCTGTCGGAGCCGACCAAGAATCCGGAGATCGCCGGCGCCCGAGCCCACGTCGACGGCGATGCCGCCGCGACGCTGAGCGCGAGCTACTACGTCACCGACAACATCGCCATCGAAGCGTGGGGCGCGGCCGACAAGTTCGGCCATCGCGTCAGCACGCCCAATGGCAAGATCGCCAGCATCGACAGCCAGCCGTACGCGCTGAGCGGCCAGTACCACTTCGGCAGTTCGGCCAACCTCGTGCGTCCGTTCGTCGGCCTGGGTTACTTCGAGGCCAACGTCGACGGCGAGAAGGCCGAGCCGACCGGCGCACTGGCCGGCCAGCACATCGGCGTTGAAACCGCCAAGGGCGCGATGGCCACCGCCGGTGTCGACGTGAACATCACCCCGACCTGGTTCGCGCGCGCCGACGTGCGCTACATGCACGACACCACCGGCCAGCCGGACGTGAAGGTCGACGGCGCCAAGGTGGGCAAGGCCGAGCTGAATCCGGTCGTCCTGGGTGTCGGCATCGGCGCCCGCTTCTGACGTCTGCAGCAACTGCACCGGCAACGGGCCCCGCGCGGGCCCGTTGTTTTCTTCACGCGTCGATGACAACGCGGGGCGGCCGCCGCTCCGGGGCCTCGCGGCGTTCACGCTGCGATCACCGCCCGCAGTTAGGGTCGCGGGTGTTTCCTAAAGGCAGGAGTTACGCATGACGACCAAGCTCGATAAACCGCTGCGTCGCGAGATCCAGATCGAGGATCGCCCGTACACGCTGACCATCGATGCCGATGGCCTGAAGCTGGTGGAGAAGGGGCGCCGCAACGGCCAGGAAGTGCGCTGGGCCGACCTTGTCGGCGGCAATACCGCACTGTCGGCCGCACTGAGCGCCAGTACCGAGAACTGACCACAGTACGTCGCGGCACCGATCGAATCGACGGCGCGGCTCGCCTGGCCGCGCCATCGACCGTCAGGCCGTCAGGGATGCTCGGCTTCCGCGTGCACCCGTTCGCGCTTCAGCAGGTACAGGCCACTGGCGACGATGATCCCGGCGCCGAGCCAGGTGATCGCATCGGGCAGGACGCCCCACAGGGTCAGGTCCAGCAACACGCCCCAGATCAGGGCGGTGTATTCCAGCGGCGCGATCAGCGACGCCTCGCCCATCCGGAACGCTTCGGTGATCGCGTACTGGCCAAGCGCGCCGGCCACGCCCACCCCGGCGATCAGCCACAGGTCCCCGCTGCGGATGGGCACCCACTGCGGCCAGGCCAGCACGCCGGCGCCGACCGCGATCATCGCCATCAGCCACACCATCATCGACTGGGTGCTGTCGGTGCGCGCCAGGATGCGTACCGTGATCGCGCTGACCGAGTACATCAGCGCCGCCACCAGCACCGCCAGCGCGGCCAGGCTCACCAGGCCTTCGCCGGTGGGCCGCAGCAGCACCAGCACGCCGATCAGACCGACGCCAATGGCGGTCCAGCGCCGCGGCCCGACTTTCTCGCCCAGGAACGGCACCGACATCGCGGTGATCAGCAGCGGCGCGACGAAGAAGATCGAGTACGTGGTCGACAGCGGCATCCGGCTCACCGCGTAGACGAACGCGGCCATCATCGCCACGCCCAGCACGCCGCGCAGCAGGTGCAGCGACCAGCGCACCTTCAGCAGCGGCGCCACGCCGACCGTGGCCAGCGCCCACACCAGCACCAGCGGCAGCGAGGCCGCGCCGCGCAGCGAGGCCACCTGGAACGCCGGGTAGTGCGCCGAGAGCTGCTTGAGACCTGCGTCCATCATCGCGAACAGCGCGACGGCGACCAGCATCGTCAGCATGGCGCGGATCTGGCGCGGGTTGTGGCCGGTGGGCACGGTCAACTGCCCTGCGACGCCCAGCGGCCGATGTCGATCAC
Above is a genomic segment from Lysobacter sp. S4-A87 containing:
- a CDS encoding OmpW family outer membrane protein, with translation MMHFRHLTLAVVATLAIAPSAFAQDATTETGGKRFAVVGGYALSEPTKNPEIAGARAHVDGDAAATLSASYYVTDNIAIEAWGAADKFGHRVSTPNGKIASIDSQPYALSGQYHFGSSANLVRPFVGLGYFEANVDGEKAEPTGALAGQHIGVETAKGAMATAGVDVNITPTWFARADVRYMHDTTGQPDVKVDGAKVGKAELNPVVLGVGIGARF
- a CDS encoding DMT family transporter gives rise to the protein MPTGHNPRQIRAMLTMLVAVALFAMMDAGLKQLSAHYPAFQVASLRGAASLPLVLVWALATVGVAPLLKVRWSLHLLRGVLGVAMMAAFVYAVSRMPLSTTYSIFFVAPLLITAMSVPFLGEKVGPRRWTAIGVGLIGVLVLLRPTGEGLVSLAALAVLVAALMYSVSAITVRILARTDSTQSMMVWLMAMIAVGAGVLAWPQWVPIRSGDLWLIAGVGVAGALGQYAITEAFRMGEASLIAPLEYTALIWGVLLDLTLWGVLPDAITWLGAGIIVASGLYLLKRERVHAEAEHP